The stretch of DNA CTCGCCTAACCAGACGATCCAGCAGCAACTAGCACAAACATGAAATGACCCCTCCAGCCGCTGCAGAAAACGACACGTTACAGTGCACATGGGGTGGGAGCTGACCACCAGCACCTTTGGCGGCAGCGGGGAAGAGAGAAATTGTGGGATTGCCCTGCCCCCTGCGTTCCATCGGCACCGCATCAGTGCAGGGAAAGCCTGTGGCATTGGGGGGGGAGCTGTGCCTTTAAGGTCTGAGCTTCCCAAACAGAGGGTCTGGCCAGGGCGCTGGGAAGATCTTGTTGTTATGGACAGCCAATtggaaccagacccagaacaaaGCAGACCTAGGGCAAGCACTGAGCAATCACTTCACACCACAGGGCAAAGGCAGGGGGCATCAGAACTGGGGGTGCAACAATGCTCCCTGGCTTGAAGCAATAACAGCAACTAAATGCATGGCTTCAATCCCAGGCagtgtttgtggttttgttcGGGGCTTTCAGCACACCCCAGCAAAGGCCAGGCAGAAGTGCCACAAGTCTGTCTGAAACATGCGAAGCTGGAGAGGGAAGTGCCTGCCCAGTGCTGCGGGAGGTGGCTCAATGAATCCAGACTCATGCTGTTGCCTgcaggaggatctggcccaaggaatagaatcatagaatcatagaatatcagggttggaagggacccctgaaggtcatctagtccaaccccctgctcgaagcaggaccaattcccagttaaatcatcccagccagggctttgtcaagcctgaccttaaaaacctctaaggaaggagattctaccacctccctaggtaacgcattccagtgtttcaccaccctcctagtgaaaaaagtttttcctaatatctaatctaaacctcccccactgcaacttgaaggaGGCTACGCTTGTGTCACTTACACCTTTGTCGGTGTgcaagggtatgtctgcactgcagtgggAAGGTGTCCGTCCTAGCTGGAGGAGCCATACCcacgctagctctgatcaagGTGCTAAACACAGATGTGTAGCATAGCGGCAGGAGGGGCTGGCCGCCCTGAGTCCTGATGGGCCCTCCCGTCGCTCCTGCCACCATGGAGACACTGTAGTGGTTAGTGCGTTAGCACAATCAACGCTAGCGTGGGCCGGGCTCCTTGACCTGGAAATCACACCTCCAGCTCGGGTGTACTGCGACCCGAAGGGAGACTTCTTTACACTCCCCTGCTCCTGCTGACACATCTCTGCATCTGGCCCAGGGGTGGGGAAGATGCACTCAGCTGCATAGCCACGGCCCACATCTGAGTCTGTGCTAAACCAAGCCCCTGGGGCTGTCCcggcagggccagatttacatCGACAGGAAAGTCCTGTCTTGCTTCGCCAAAGCGTTGTCATTTTTAGCACTAAAGAAGAAGCCAGTCGGAGAGTTAGCAGTGTTTCTGCAGCCGCAGCTCAAGGCCGGGGCGTTGATGTTTTCCTGCCATTTTATCTCAGAAATGGCTTCTCCTTGCAAGAGCCTGGCAGCTCTCCGCACCCAGCTCTGCCTGTTAGTCCTGATCACAGGTAGGGTTTTCACGTGTTCTTTAATCTTACCAGGGCTATCGGCTGGTGCCGTCAGCATTAACTCTTTATGGGAATTATTCCTAAATGCAGATTCTGCCAACAGAGTATTGAAATCTCTCCCATTGCACCCGGTCCTGGGTTGGAACACTGAAGAACTTCACCCAGAAACGGGATCTCAGCTATCACTCACTTGTTTCTAAGCTTTTCAGCCCAAATGCCTTCCATCTTTCAAATCATTTCAGCATCCGTTTGCACACAGCAAACATTTCCCAGGAAGGCAGGACCTGGATTTCACAGCACATGCAACAAGGCAGGAACTCTGGCTGCAGGGCTGCCCAGTACGGTGAGACCCCAGGGAAAGAAATCAATAGCCTAGGTGATGCCCTTGGCATGTCCAGGCTCTGCTTGGTTTCAGCCCTTTGTTCGCTAAGGCGATAGCCGCGTTTTCACTGTTGGGCTCTGCAGTTCTAACCCACAAAACAACCAGCCAGCAGAGAGAAGGCTGGTGCCCCAGTTTAGGTCCCTGGCTTAAGATGTGTGAGATCCTGCTTCAATTCCTTGCTGTGCTACAGGCATCCTGTGTGTCCTTGGCCAAGGTATGTCCGGTTTCTGTGTGTTCTGTACAAGGGGTCTGGAGCCCTGGCCTGCTTCCCAGGGTGGAGGCTAGAGCCCCTGAAGCTTGGGGGATGTTCAGATGCTGCGGTGATGGGAGCCAGGTAAGAGAAGCGAGACCCTGCCGAGTTTTTTCTTGGGAACCTTGCTAAGTATGCAGTGTGCCATCCCCCTTGTGCATAGAGCCGGAGCCCCTCCAGGGCTGGGAAATGCTGGGCAGCTACAACTTGCTGTCCAATGTGGCTGGTGTATTGAGCTCTTGCTGTTAGAAACCTGGAGTAGCAGTGCATGAGCACTGGGCAGCTGTTGCTTGAATTAACTGGAAGCCCCACTCTTCCCACAGAAGGAGGAGGTGACAGGTGGTTCGGGAACATTAATACACAGAGGCGTCCGCTCATACAAACTTTCACAAACAAGGTGAACAGCAGGGGCACAGCTATAGCCTGTCAACATTCACTTTCTATGATTAAACCATGACTATGAATTGTTATTACCGCAGCCgaaggggcagggagctggcagaTAACCACGGAGCAAAGCTACATGTCATTTTGCACCTGACCACCCAGATCAATTTTCATAGAAATAGCAAAGGAGCGAGCCGGGCACTGGAGCGACTCAGTAAACAGaacagcacttcctgcccacctgCCCCACGGGGGAAGTGGTGCAGCCGCTGTAGGATGTCGGGGGAGATGCTGGGTTGGGGCTGGCTAGCTCAGGTTGCAGGGCGCAGGTGCTTGGCTAGGGAGGAGAGTTGCGGGCTACTTTGGGAGTTGCTGGTGTAGGGCACAATTGCTGCTAGGAGTccaagggtgtgtctacacagtgATAAAAAACCTGTGGCTCTGAGTCCAGGGCAGTTGATTCAGACtagggctgtggggctaaaaatagcagtgtagatggtgcggctcgggctggagcccaaacaCCTATGCTGCATTCTCtagccctgcagccagagccccgtgagcccgagtcagctgacctgggccagtcgCAGCCAcgctgtgggtcttttatcacagtgtCGCCATGCCCTGCATTCCAGTCCCACACCAGCCCCTCCTGGGGGACGCAGCCACGTTAATGATTTATTTACACAGTGCCCGCCAGGGCATTAGCACTTTGCACAACCAAGAGAGAGACTTGGCCTGGGCCCTAAAGAACTGAGTCTGTGCTTCTAAGTCaattaagctaaaccaaattcaggccactttaattctgaataagagtgtccacacagggattaAATACGGTTTAACTAATTCACTGTagaagttaatttggattaactttGTGAGTGGCCCCATGTAGACAGGCCCTAAGACATACAAGGGGTGTGGGGTAAGGGTCATGGTAGGGAGACCAGGCAATTCCTGCCCTATGGGCTCCACTTATCTTGACGAGTCTGTTAAAGTTGGTTTTTGCAATGCTGGAGCTGTTGAAATAAGGCTGGAGCCAGACTCTAGAGAAGCTAGTGATGTGGGGTGCTTAGCTGGGCTCATGTGCTAATGGCTTTATCCTCACATccccctgggggagaagggctctCAGCCCTGGTTTACAGCTGGGGAGCCAAGGCCCAGACGgactcagtgacttgcccaaggtcacgcagtctgtagcagagcaggagaCGGCTCCCAGTCTccaaagtcccaggctagtgGCTGAACCATCATGCTAGCCAGCCTATATCAACCCCAGCACGGTGCAGTCCTGAGTTCACTCAAGCCCCAGGCCTGGCCTGCGTCCCACCCTGAGTCTCAGCCCTGTGGCAGAGGACTGGAGCAGCTCCGCCCCGGGGCCGTGGCTGCTCAGTGCAGTGTGTGCTCACAGGTGTTAGCTAGTTAATGCTCAGGGCACCCGCTGAAGGTAGGTGAGCAAGGACTGTCCCCTTCCCAAACGCCAAAGCCAGCCAGTGAGTCAGTCCTGGAGCACACCTGACCCTCAGCCCCAGATGTGTTCCCCCAGCCCACGCTGCCTGCTGCCCCGGAGGAAGATTAGAGCCAGAATGTCTGGGAGAGTCAGGCCCCTGGCTCCCATAGCCCCTTGAGCCTCCAAATGCCAGTGACGTTTGCATGGTCCCTGCTGAGCCCGGGAATATCTGGCAGTGGAGGCTGCTTGCTGAGTGCTTCCAGAGAGACCTCTCTGTACTACACCAGCTCTGAGCTGCTTTTTCTGTTGTTCTCCTGTCTTTCAGGTGAGATCTCGGCCTCAAGAAACAACAGCCCGCGGAAGTCAGGTCAGTACAGCTGAATAATACTGTTACAGTGAATGCCCTCGTTTGTGACACTTGTGTTTTGCCTAGTGCACCTCTGAAAATGCAGCAAGGTTAAGAGAAAATGAGTGTCCCAGTGAAAATCCTCTAAAGCTGAAACTCAGCTGGTGGCTCCAACCTCTAGtccccagctgcagccacctGGTGGACCctaagggccagatcttccaTTGGAgtgctgctttacaccagctgagggtctgaccCTCAGAGCTTGGGACTGGAGAGATTTGTCATTGCCTGGATCACTTTTATTCTGTTCTGCAACAGAGTGATTACACTGATGCAGTCCAGTGGAAAAGATGAAATGCTCTGCTACAAAGTACAGGACAGAAAAGCACCCAATCAAACGGAATTAGTAATGatcaaaagtgattttaaaataccCAGAATGACTGCTATAACACTACATGAAAACCACTCCTCGAGATATTTTGAGAGGATGAGTTAGCTAAGGTTCCTAGCTACTGCCTGTCTCTTTCCCATTATAGTAAATtccctattttattcttaaatatGTTTAATGCTTAAGCTGTTGCAAAAACTTATAACCCAAACCACTACCCATTTCTCTATTAACAATTTATAATCAATATGTTCCTTTTTGAATAGCCCTAATAATGTGAAAGCAATTCCCAGCCTCTGTAAAATTTGCATATTTTCCCTTACATTTCAGTTCCTTCAGCTCCACTTGTTGGTCACATGTGGACTTTGGCTACAGAATTTGCCATTTCCTTAGAGGAGGGGAACCACAGAAGACATTTGTATCTGAACCGGTTTTTGCTCTGAGACGGTGTTTACACGGGAAAGTTGCAACTATTTAACATAAATCTGTTCTTAATCCAATTTAATTAAATCGATGCAaccccctgtgtggatgctcttatttcaAGTTAAGGGactggcttattttggtttagcttaaacctgttcCCCATTGACATAAGCAAAGCTGAAAAAAGCCACTGTACCAAAATAAGGATGTCTACAAGGGGTTTGCATTGGCTTAACTTTATCGGTTTAAATTCACTCCTTAGCTTAAATCAGTGCAACCTTCCCATGCAGACAAGCGATGAGACAGCCGCATTCATGAGTCTACATCTACTATGCTGCTGAGCAATGTTTGTACCAATGCATGCTGAGGAAATCAGGGCAGCTCGCCCAGAGTGCCTGGGGGACATGCACACAGAGCAGCATGGAGGACAACGCACTCTGGGCTGTCTGGCTCTCTGCCTGCGGAGTCGGGGGGAGGAAATTTTCTGGGGTACAGAAAATCTCCCTTCAGTTCCCATATCAGCCAGTGGTCTCCTGTATgccctcaggcaagtcacttgccTTGCCTCGCACCTGAGCtgcccctctgtaaaatgggggtaagaGTCCCAGCTCAGGGGTGTTGGGAGGCTAAGCTCTATTAGTGATTTGCTCTGGGTTTGTGCGGTGCCCAGgagggccatgactggggcttctagatgCTACTAAAAAAAACACAGTGAGGGGAGCTGTGTAACTCCTGGCCACATAAGTTACACAGGCTGAGTTAGAGTCTCATCTGCATACTACCACTGCTACAGGCTGGCTACAGGAGGTCTGGCATGTGACTGGCAAGGGAGGCATGACTGGACTTTTCCCGGGGTGTTGATCCCAGggccagcctggctggggagggcagaTAACTACGGTAAGAACCAGAGACCcagctctttgttctgtgttggtacagCAACACCTGGCACCATGCAGCCCCATGACTAGCCACAATGCAAATCAATAACAATGATCATAATAACAGAATTAGGGCCAATTCATATACCAGTGTTCCCTATGGTTCCTCTCCTCAGAGAAAATAAACACTGCAGTCCCAGTCAGCCTGGGACCGAAACGTCTTCAAGAGCTGCAGAGCTGCTCGTGAGCCAGGAATGCTGGGAACGAGCTCTGACAGATTGTTCTAGTTCCATTTAAGGATCGTCAAAGGGAACTGCAGTGCACATTTGAATGACTCGGGTTCTAGGCGGTGGTATCTTGCACCAAAGGACCCTTAATGAGACACACTCCATAACAGAGAACTGAGCTAAGACTACTGATGATAAACGTAACTTTATGGTGCTTTTCGTTTGATACTGTTTAAGGCTTAAGCTTTGTTCTGTTGGTAGTGTCCTGCGAGATATCACGGGGGCGAGTAATAGAGGTTTTTCCTCTCTAATGCAAGCTGCTCGCAGTTACTAATTTAGCTATTTGACTTTCTGTCTTTTCCAAATTATTTGTTGTTTTATAATTATGAAAGGCAGGAATAACTTGGAAGCGATAAAATCAAATAGCTAAATTAGCAACTGCAAGCAGCTTGCATTAGAAAGGAGAAGCCTCCTTGAGTGTTTCAAATGAGTAGTGGTTATTCATGATTTTCTGAAGCAGCTGAATTAAATGCTACTTATAAGGAATAATTGAATAAAAGTACAAGACTGTGTATATGTAACGCAGCAATTTAGTATTTAACTGCTAAAAATTCCTATGAATGGCTTCAGAATAAGCACAGAATGGATATATTTCTTCGCCACTTCATGGAAATGTAACCGTTGTGCAAACTGTAAATAATTAAacgtagagctggtcaaaaattttccattgaaagttTGTAATGGTGCTGTGCAGTGTAAGATGCAGTGAACACGAGTTAATTGTGCTGTGCAGTGCAGCGTGCAGTGCAGCATGCAGTGGGGTGTTCAGTGGCAGGGAGTTAATGGTGCTGTGCAGTATAAGATGCAGTGGACACGAGTTAATTGTGCTGTGCAGTGCAGCATGCAGTGCAGCATGCAGTGGGGTGTTCAGTGGCAGGGAGTTAATGGTGCTGTGCAGTGTAAGATGCAGTGAACATGAGTTAATTGTGCTGTGCAGTGCAGCATGCAGTGGGGTGTTCAGTGGCAGGGAGTTAATGGTGCTGTGCAGTGTAAGATGCAGTGAACACGAGTTAAttgtgcagtgcagtgcagcgTGCAGTGCAGCATGCAGTGGGGTGTTCAGTGGCAGGGAGTTAATGGTGCTGTGCAGTGTAAGATGCAGTGGACACGAGTTAATTCTGCTGTGCAGTGCAGCATGCAGTGCAGCATGCAGTGCAGCATGCAGTGGGGTGTTCAGTGGCAGGGAGTTAATGGTGCTGTGCAGTGTAAGATGCAGTGGACACGAGTTAATTCTGCTGTGCAGTGCAGCATGCAGTGCAGCATGCAGTGGGGTGTTCAGTGGCAGGGAGTTAATGGTGCTGTGCAGTGTAAGATGCAGTGGACACGAGTTAATTGTGCTGTGCAGTGCAGCGTGCAGTGCAGCATGCAGTTGGGTGTTCAGTGGCAGGGAGTTAATGGTGCTGGGCAGTGTAATAGCAAGTATGTGTGGTGTGGGGGAGTCACATCAGTGGTCTTGTGAGAACCTCATGCACATCTTGACTTTCTTTGCATTTAAGGCCCTAACTGCCAAGAGTGCTGACAAGCTTTGGCACATGCCCTGTGCCTGATGCACACCCGAAGCTGGAGCTGTGCTTGGTGCACACAGAAGCAAAGCCACAGTTTGCACACGCACAGCATTGTAGTCCTTCTTATTGCATTTTATGTCAACCTACATTTCTGCATTCGGTGAGAGTTTGCCAGTCGTTTGCCAGGAAGCATGCTGTGTTAGTAGCCCTAGGATGATCCCTGTTAGCCCACAGGCATCACAGGGAACCACTGGAGGAGCTAATAAGATGCAATGTTATCAATTTACCTCCTGGCCTGGTTTTGTCTCCTCCTCAGATATGTTCTGTTCAAACTTCCGGCAGCACCCTCGTTACATAGCTGCCAAAAAGAACACCCAAGTTCACTTCATCTGCCATTCCCGCAACTCAGCCGATGTGCAGTGGTACAAAATGACTGGACATGACAAAACCCCCCAGATGATCAATATGAATGACCCGAGGGTGAACGAGAACAGGAGTGAGTCATTTGTAATGATCACCTTCAGCAAAATCCAGCCTGAAGACAACGGCATTTACTTGTGTGAAAATAAGAGCCTGGCTCGTGATCTGGGACGGATACGCACGTGTGGGAGTGAACTGAGAGTAATAGGTGAGATGTGCTATCACTGTCCCTGCCTAGCCCCAGCCACACACCCATCTGTCCCCATGCACactcgtctctctctctctatctatccctATACACAcccatccatctatccccatacaccctatctatctatctatctcttaTGGATCTTTTCAAGTTTTCTACTTAAAACCTTTGGGCAGGATTTTCAGGGGCACCAAAGGGATGTTGGCATCTAGCTCCCACTCCAATGGGATCCCTTatgattaaggctatgattttttcAGGGAGGTCGacgaagtcacggaatctgtgacttaatgcatccgatgaagtgagctgtagctcacgaaagcttatgctcaaataaatttgttagtctctaaggtgccacaagtcctcctttccagTCACCTCAGTGACTTCAGCCCATGGCGGCCAGGAGCTGCGGGGTAGTCCTGAAGCTCCTGACTGCCACAGGTGGCAGAGGGGACCCTGGCGCTCCAAGCGGCCCCCACACATAGGTGCGGGAAGtaggggtgcggggggtgctgcagcacccccaggttttatgcaGGATCCCAGGTGCCAGCTGAGCatgtggggtcccagctgctggccccgctcccagccacGCACATGGGGTCCTGCATCATGGCTGCTGTCCCGGTGCCTGGGGGCCCTGGGCAGGATCCTGCTGTCCCACTCCTGGCTCCACACATGGGGTCCCAGCTTCCAGCACCACTCCTGGCCACATatgcagggtcctggctgccagccccatgcatgGGGCTCCGGTactggccccgcccctgccccaagccttggcccccttatccctgtctttgtccccctcccctcctggagccacggccctgctcctgccctcagctctggtgggggcggggcatgaggtaaaaagtttggggatagTTTTGCTGGttttcagcacctccactataaaaagcATTTCAGCACCACGGTCCCCGCAGCGGCCTAGCTGCTGCACGCAATGTGGGGACCCCGCAGCTGAGCTCTCCATTTTGTCATAGcgatttttagtaaaagtcatggacagaccACAGGCTTTTTTTACTAAAAACagccatgacaaaatcttagccttaatgatggtgctttgaaaatcccCGTCTGACCCATTTACACAGCAATACAGAACCCCCTGAACACATTAGCAGCCACGCAGCAAGAAGGGGCTGCGACCCACATCCCAACAGCAAAGGAGCCCTGCATCTGACGCCGGGTATGTCAGGCTGGGTTTGAATTTCAGTAATGCGTTAGGCTCTTCCCAACCCTGGTTAATTAAAGGGACCGTTTGGGTCTTCAGCCATTCCCATTGTGGCAATTGAGCCCCCAAGGTTCTTTGCATGTTTTCTGACTTATTTCAGCTCTCATTTCTTTCTCTCAAACCCCCTTCAGAATATGTTCTCGTTCAACCACAAGCTATTGGGCTAGATGCAGGAATCCATGGGTCAGTTTCTCTGGCTTGTATgatgcaggagggcagactagaggATCTAATGGCCTTTcctgctcttaaaatctatgGATGTATGtgactctatgaatctatgtgctGGAAGCTATGAAACACAGGAACAAATGAGCAAACCATTGCTGCGACTCTCAGCTGTTtcgggcagggactgtgtctgccTCTATttctgtacagcaccttgcataaTGGGGCCAAGCAGGAATGAGGCCCATGTGCGCAATCCCAGGATACACAGGAAATGATAAGACTATTATCATTCCAGAAAGGTTGTGTAAAAAAGCCCCTTTTCACACTGTAAAATACAAGAAGTGCAGAGAACTCGCATTACGGGTGTGAATACTCACACTACAGGTCTAACTTACACCTACCAACCTGAGGACGTTCAGCCTGGAGCACCAGGTGTCTACCTGAGAACAGGCTGCTTACCCTGGAGAATGAAGGTGCCAGTCATCTCTGCAGGTCAATGGGGCAAGTACCATTGCTGGCACGTCCCCcatactgtaagctctttagggcagggaccatccctCTGTTCTGCATTTGttcagcgcctggcacaatggggtcctggtccatgatagGAGCACCCAAGTGCTACCACAATCTTCTTCCTTTCTTGCCACTTCCCTATTTGGGGTTGGGgacttttatagccttcttccaaaactcGTGATTGTACGGCTGGCTGTCATGCAAATTGGTGTCTCTAACATCCGCTGATGTCTGCTCCACGTACCTAGTCTTTGGCCTCCTCCTTGCTCGTCTTCCATCCACAATCACTGCAAGAGTCACCCTACCAATAGCACTCCCAGATCTCCACTGGACACAACCACACCAACATATCCTAGCTTCCATCAACTTGTCCTCAATTGGGGCAATCCGCATTAGGTCCTTCACAACCTCATTTCATttcctatcatagaatcatagaacatcagggttggaagggacctcaggaggtcatctagtccaaccccctgctcaaagcaggaccaagccccaactaaatcatcccagccagggctttgtcaagcccgaccttaaaa from Lepidochelys kempii isolate rLepKem1 chromosome 27, rLepKem1.hap2, whole genome shotgun sequence encodes:
- the CD79B gene encoding B-cell antigen receptor complex-associated protein beta chain; the protein is MFSCHFISEMASPCKSLAALRTQLCLLVLITGEISASRNNSPRKSDMFCSNFRQHPRYIAAKKNTQVHFICHSRNSADVQWYKMTGHDKTPQMINMNDPRVNENRSESFVMITFSKIQPEDNGIYLCENKSLARDLGRIRTCGSELRVIGFSTIKQVQRRNSVKDIIIMIQTILLVIFVSVPMLLLLEKGDGKASSDEDHTYEGLEIEQTATYEDIAPLRDVKAKWTVGEHPGQE